TGTGGctacagaaatgtaattatacattttatccttaattttgtatatatatatatatatatatatatatatatatatatatatatatatatatatataataaaataataataataataaaacagtgaACATGTTTACTTTTTATGGCATGTTACATTACCTGGGGTAGGTTGTCAAAGAATCTATTAAAGAGATTTCAGCAAAGCTATTGGGAAACAAAGCTAAAATATGTAAGGTAACATACAAACATTGTTTTGGACAATAAATTGTGTACAtaataaatagtttaaatttaatttaaaacccATCTGTCTATTTGCTCTGACCTGATATAACTTTACTTGTCAATCTTGatgttggggaaaaaaagttcatgTCTATGTTAATTGTCAACTTCACATGTACAGTCACCTCTGACTCTGACTGACTAAGGTATTGATTAACAAATttgtaattaaagggttagttcacccaaaaatgacaattctgtcattaatttctcaccctcatgtagttccacacccgtaagaccttcgttcatcttcggaacacaaattaagatatttttgatgtgcccagaaagctactgaagacatatttaaaacagttcatgtgagtacagtggttcaaccttaatattataaagcgtcgagaatactttttgtgcacaaaaaaaaaaaaaagcaactttattcaacaagatctagtgatgggtgatttcaaaacactgcttcatgaagcttcaaagctttacaaatcttttattttgttttttggcgcacataAAGTATTCTCGTAttctctttataatattaaggttgaaccactgtactcacatgaactgttttaaaaaagtttttagtacctttctgggcattgaaaaaggtaATAATCTTGCTGACaacgcaggcctcactgagccatcggattttatgaaaaatatcttaatttgtgttccgaagatgaacaaaggtcttacagatcAGAAACATGTAACTCTGAAACATGTGCTCTGAAGATGAAATATGTcttcagtagctttctgggtacatcagaaatatcttaatttgtgttccaaagatgaacgaaggtcttacgggtttggaactacAGGAAGGTaagtaatcaatgacagaattgatatttttgggtgaactaaccctttaacataaaaaaataaacaaatttatatAGAAAATTCAGCTTGCAGAAATATTTCTCAGTAATTTTTTTCACGGTCAGAATAAAAACTGCATTGAATTTATGCTAGCTATAAAGTTTGCATTTGAcaaaaagtgtattttagtgTGGTTGACATTAGTATTTGAGTGTATTTTGTGTTGCTCCTGTATAACagttattgtattatttttgcaGGTACCGGCAGGAGGGGAAGGAGGCTGCCATGCGTGGTGAGCTGCCTCGTGCCCTTGAGCTGTTTCAGCTGGCTTACCAGCTTCAGCCGAGTGACAAGCTAAAGAAACGGGTCCAGGCCATACAGAATCTCATTCAGAGAGATGAggaggaagatgaggaggaggaagaattTGTGGATGTGAATGGTAGTGGATTGAAACTTTATAAAGGGCTCTACGACAAACTGTATGACCATCAGAAAGAGGGTGTGGCATTCCTGTACAGTCTCTACCGAGATGAAAGGAAAGGGGGAATCTTGGCTGATGACATGGGCCTCGGAAAGACCATTCAGgtcatttcatttttgtcaGGGATGTATGATGCAGAACTGGCCAATCATACCCTGTTAGTCATGCCAACCTCGCTTATAAAGAACTGGGTCCGTGAGTTTGCCAAGTGGACCCCTGGCATGAGGGTGAAAGAGTTTCACGGGGCAAGCAAAGCTGAGCGGAACAGGAACCTGGAACGAATCCAACGCAAAGGAGGAGTTGTCATTACCACCTACCAGATGCTCATCAACAACATTGAGCAACTTGCATCATATGACCAGCGTGAGTTCAAATGGGACTATGTCATCCTGGACGAGGCCCACAAAATCAAAACCTCATCCACTAAGACTGCTAAAAGTGCTCACGCCATACCTGCTAGACAACGTGTGTTACTTACGGGCACTCCAGTACAGAATAACCTACGAGAGATGTGGGCGCTGTTTGACTTTGCTTGCCAGGGGTCACTGCTAGGAAcctcaaaaacattcaaaaccgAATATGAGAATCCAATCACACGTGCAAGGGAGAAAGATGCCACGCCTGGGGAGAAAGCTCTTGGATTGAGGATTTCTCAGAACTTGATGGACATCATCAAACCTTACTTTCTCAGGCGGACCAAAGCAGATGTTCAGcacaaaaagcaaaaacaagaaGAAGGCTATCATGATGAGGAAGATCAAGAGAACAAATGTCCAAATGCTAGCGAAGGTGCAGAGATGCCATCGCTGACACGAAAAAACGATCTCATTGTGTGGACATACCTCAGCTCGGTGCAGGAGGACATTTATAATCAGTTCATCTCACTGGAACATATTAAGGAGTTGCTGATGACTAACAGGTCGCCGCTGGCAGAGCTCACGGTTTTGAAGAAGCTCTGTGACCATCCCAGACTGCTTTCCAATCGAGCTGTGACTCAGCTAGGCCTGGAGCAAGGTTCTGCCTTTGACTCCATCCATCCAGACATTGAGAGCGAGTCGGCTGTGAGTCAGATCGATTACATTTCAGATGACACTTTGGTTGCAGAGTCAGGGAAGCTGCAGTTTCTTGTGTCTCTAATGGAATGTCTCCGTGAAGAAGGGCATCGGACCCTGATCTTCTCACAGTCGAGGAAGATGCTTGACATCATGGAGCGTGTCCTGCGTAACAGAAACTTTCGCTTGCTGCGCTTGGATGGCACAGTGACACAACTGGCCGAAAGGGAGAAGCGTATCACGCTGTTCCAGACAGACAAACGCTACACAATCTTCCTCCTCACCACTCAGGTGGGTGGAGTCGGCATCACGTTAACCGCAGCAAACCGTGTCGTGATCTTTGACCCCAGCTGGAACCCTGCGACAGATGCTCAAGCTGTGGACCGTGCCTACCGAATTGGCCAAACTGAAAATGTCCTCATCTACCGACTCATTACCTGTGGCACTGTGGAGGAGAAGATCTACCGCAGACAGGTAAATAAAAACCTTAACGGTATGACTTTTACTTCACTGTGGAGTTTTCAGGGTTAAAAAAAGAATCAGGGCTACATCATGATCTGGCTCAAAAATGCTATTGCAATTATGTCATCATGTATTGTGATTTcgtcatgtgatttgaaatgcGATACGATAAACGCATAACATTTCATATTGCTGCTGCTTAGATATGCAGGCAAAAGGAAGTAAAAAAGATGGAATCACACTTTTTAAAGTTGTTAGGTAGGTAGAAAAGCAGTTTAAAAAGAAATCtgaatgaagtaaaaaaaaaacaaaaaaaaaaaactctttgcaTTCGTATTGTACCCGTTTCTTTTTAGTCCATTTCAATTGTGTTAGCTTTAAAATCACTTAAATCGACTTTACATTCACACTGCTGTTTTTTTGGAATACAATCACAGTATTATTTCTatgttaattataaaaattaaggcagaaatataataacattGAATTTTACCAttgaactttaaaataaagactATTTGTATTTCTTAGGCCTGTTAATCTCGGCCTGTTGTGGTTTAATCATTATACTAAGCTATATCGCAATTCcttctttttttcagttaaattgTACTGTCCTAGAAAAGTGGCTTTTCTTGGAAAATTAAGACAAAGTGTTGATGCAGTTACCAGGCTTAAGTTTTTGTAAAGTACAACAACTCCGGTTTTGGCAAGCAAGTTattaactaactaaaactaaaagctAGTTCTTTTATGCTATTctgatgtcaataaaacagttcaaaatATACCGATTACAGCTTTTTCCCCTGTGTTTCTATATCTGCAGGTGTTTAAAGACTCTCTCATCCGGCAGACAACCGGAGATAAGAAGAACCCGTTCCGATACTTCAGCAAGCAGGAGCTACGTGAACTGTTTAAACTTGAAGACACACGTTCTTCCTCCACTCAGCAGCAGCTTCAGGCGATGCACGCACAAAACCGCCGTTCTGACACCAATCTGGACCAGCACATCGCTCGCCTTTACAGCATGGAGATGTTCGGCATCTCCGACCATGACCTCATGTTCACTAAAGAGGCAGCAGCCGATGAAGACATCCCTGAAGATGCAGAGTCCCATAATTACATACAAACACGTGTCCAGAAAGCACAAGAACTCATGCAGGCAGAATCAGAACTTCACGGCCAGCTCATGGACAGCATGGCCCAGAACACTGAACCGGCTTGGCTCAGGCAAACAGGGCAACCGAAATCTGCTGGAAGAGACCGCCCAGCCCCTCCCCGTATAAAAAATGGGCCGGTGACAGTGGATCTGAC
This Ctenopharyngodon idella isolate HZGC_01 chromosome 5, HZGC01, whole genome shotgun sequence DNA region includes the following protein-coding sequences:
- the ercc6l gene encoding DNA excision repair protein ERCC-6-like, with protein sequence MQSDKVEELTDKLEGYLSLDTGKMDKYDRYRQEGKEAAMRGELPRALELFQLAYQLQPSDKLKKRVQAIQNLIQRDEEEDEEEEEFVDVNGSGLKLYKGLYDKLYDHQKEGVAFLYSLYRDERKGGILADDMGLGKTIQVISFLSGMYDAELANHTLLVMPTSLIKNWVREFAKWTPGMRVKEFHGASKAERNRNLERIQRKGGVVITTYQMLINNIEQLASYDQREFKWDYVILDEAHKIKTSSTKTAKSAHAIPARQRVLLTGTPVQNNLREMWALFDFACQGSLLGTSKTFKTEYENPITRAREKDATPGEKALGLRISQNLMDIIKPYFLRRTKADVQHKKQKQEEGYHDEEDQENKCPNASEGAEMPSLTRKNDLIVWTYLSSVQEDIYNQFISLEHIKELLMTNRSPLAELTVLKKLCDHPRLLSNRAVTQLGLEQGSAFDSIHPDIESESAVSQIDYISDDTLVAESGKLQFLVSLMECLREEGHRTLIFSQSRKMLDIMERVLRNRNFRLLRLDGTVTQLAEREKRITLFQTDKRYTIFLLTTQVGGVGITLTAANRVVIFDPSWNPATDAQAVDRAYRIGQTENVLIYRLITCGTVEEKIYRRQVFKDSLIRQTTGDKKNPFRYFSKQELRELFKLEDTRSSSTQQQLQAMHAQNRRSDTNLDQHIARLYSMEMFGISDHDLMFTKEAAADEDIPEDAESHNYIQTRVQKAQELMQAESELHGQLMDSMAQNTEPAWLRQTGQPKSAGRDRPAPPRIKNGPVTVDLTHNSFDEPELEEDEQNSLPVEEVVEVVDEEVEVVGEEVEVVSEVQVEKESPCSGGERNVHVLKTEVSPVADKLAHNVITLDDSSDEADSNAASEHQYSQHSFSSPSHQFPKLEELSSASDALDNREVQTEEPLSTVLSLPPSLHEATAGKSFQAEVEMLQGNFNLQLEDSADMFSVEEEEVCEVEESVAEESPEFQLQMDISGERLEEASIHDSRQDSKQTNSEISNYNNSEVSKHESLLRIRSAPDTPADDSFVHSVRRKKRQIISDTEEEEEEEDESEKPCLTSSPLADDLSRLGTSTPKSTFTDGARLRRSLNTSVASRRSFVVSMLENESDEESAEPSEDKSKSFETSEASENRESVEEEEDLSRGETKSNEISEASETRESVEEEEPPNGDKTESYQISEANETHADESLVEEEEPSGETLNTDESKSDEEFEEVEDSVESRGDQEWHSALLESTADVELGSSEMMDQCAPKTFPPGMHILPVSSTSSDVTAAKASENIYESLVLSGKQSLAEGRKQEALDFFLKAIDINTGDAEIQLLIIQLYRQLSQ